In Lates calcarifer isolate ASB-BC8 unplaced genomic scaffold, TLL_Latcal_v3 _unitig_1938_quiver_1276, whole genome shotgun sequence, one genomic interval encodes:
- the LOC108891387 gene encoding interferon-induced protein 44, giving the protein LSEPQQIKSLVKIICSSTQNTELISVSAGIPQMAIVTNIDTACGEIEKDLKNVYKSKHLRKKMKDFSSAVGIPMNCICPVKNYSDELEIDDDVDSLILSALRLMIHFGDDFIEDM; this is encoded by the exons ATCTCAGTGAGCCTCAGCAGATCAAGTCGTTagtgaaaataatctgcagctcTACTCAGAACACTGAGCTaatctctgtgtctgcaggaatTCCTCAGATGGCGATCGTCACCAACATCGACACAGCCTGTGGTGAAATCGAAAAGGATCTGAAGAACGTCTATAAGAGCAAACACCTGAGGAAGAAG ATGAAAGACTTCAGCTCAGCTGTGGGAATCCCAATGAACTGCATCTGTCCGGTGAAGAACTACAGTGATGAGCTCGAGATCGATGATGACGTGGACTCTCTGATCCTGAGCGCTCTGAGACTCATGATCCACTTTGGAGACGACTTCATCGAGGACATGTGA